In Cherax quadricarinatus isolate ZL_2023a chromosome 61, ASM3850222v1, whole genome shotgun sequence, a single window of DNA contains:
- the LOC128699289 gene encoding uncharacterized protein isoform X2, which translates to MICALLAAVITTVACEHFIRNDGMPIIYGGNNDTNMARSPGLLVVSPAPPQTQPLIPTVSANSAIQFVSPRDQQTNQQPRFVGPITHRVTNQLPHHAAPLEPATNPFPRFGETQGLSNQQFTAPREQITNSIQFPAPLVNSQPSNTQQITTHHPGLSFIPRPQVFHDLRQPTYVCDPLAKPLVDEVYDGKAYHFSWCHDGGRSYTWLTAVYYCAGLGNGFQPVSLESRREQDFISTIVIQHYISDVWTSGNTISSSSWTWLSGASSAYTNWSRTGRRGLPQPDNDEGNEQCLALLNNHYNDGVTWHDSNCNNQRHVICEATQFYGV; encoded by the exons ATGATTTGTGCGCTCCTGGCCGCCGTCATCACTACCGTTGCTTGTGAGCACTTCATTAGGAATGATGGTATGCCAATCATCTACGGTGGTAACAATGATACAAACATGGCTCGCTCTCCCGGCCTTCTAGTGGTCTCTCCCGCTCCTCCACAAACTCAGCCTCTAATACCTACAGTTTCGGCAAACTCTGCTATACAGTTCGTATCCCCTAGAGATCAGCAAACAAACCAGCAACCTAGGTTTGTTGGCCCTATTACACATCGGGTAACTAACCAGCTGCCCCATCATGCAGCCCCTCTGGAACCTGCAACAAATCCGTTTCCTCGGTTTGGAGAGACTCAAGGTCTAAGTAACCAACAGTTCACAGCACCTCGGGAACAGATTACAAACTCGATACAGTTTCCGGCACCACTGGTTAACTCTCAACCTTCTAATACACAACAAATAACCACCCACCATCCTGGACTGAGCTTCATACCAAGACCACAAGTCTTCCACGACTTGCGTCAGCCTACATATGTCTGCGATCCCCTCGCCAAGCCGTTG GTTGACGAGGTTTACGATGGAAAGGCTTACCACTTCTCATGGTGTCATGATGGCGGCCGATCCTACACCTGGTTAACTGCTGTTTATTACTGTGCAGGCCTTGGTAATGGCTTTCAACCTGTCAGTTTAGAAAGTCGGCGAGAACAAGATTTTATTTCTACCATTGTTATTCAAC ATTACATCTCTGACGTATGGACGAGCGGTAACACCATAAGCTCTTCTTCTTGGACTTGGTTATCTGGTGCGTCTTCAGCTTACACAAACTGGTCTCGTACTGGCAG GCGAGGCCTCCCTCAACCCGATAACGACGAAGGTAACGAGCAGTGCCTGGCTTTACTTAATAACCACTACAACGACGGTGTTACATGGCACGACTCAAACTGCAACAATCAAAGACACGTTATATGCGAGGCAACACAATTCTATGGTGTATAA
- the LOC128699289 gene encoding uncharacterized protein isoform X1 has protein sequence MFKSRATLVLQISKMICALLAAVITTVACEHFIRNDGMPIIYGGNNDTNMARSPGLLVVSPAPPQTQPLIPTVSANSAIQFVSPRDQQTNQQPRFVGPITHRVTNQLPHHAAPLEPATNPFPRFGETQGLSNQQFTAPREQITNSIQFPAPLVNSQPSNTQQITTHHPGLSFIPRPQVFHDLRQPTYVCDPLAKPLVDEVYDGKAYHFSWCHDGGRSYTWLTAVYYCAGLGNGFQPVSLESRREQDFISTIVIQHYISDVWTSGNTISSSSWTWLSGASSAYTNWSRTGRRGLPQPDNDEGNEQCLALLNNHYNDGVTWHDSNCNNQRHVICEATQFYGV, from the exons ATGTTCAAATCACGAGCTACACTAGTGCTCCAG ATAAGCAAAATGATTTGTGCGCTCCTGGCCGCCGTCATCACTACCGTTGCTTGTGAGCACTTCATTAGGAATGATGGTATGCCAATCATCTACGGTGGTAACAATGATACAAACATGGCTCGCTCTCCCGGCCTTCTAGTGGTCTCTCCCGCTCCTCCACAAACTCAGCCTCTAATACCTACAGTTTCGGCAAACTCTGCTATACAGTTCGTATCCCCTAGAGATCAGCAAACAAACCAGCAACCTAGGTTTGTTGGCCCTATTACACATCGGGTAACTAACCAGCTGCCCCATCATGCAGCCCCTCTGGAACCTGCAACAAATCCGTTTCCTCGGTTTGGAGAGACTCAAGGTCTAAGTAACCAACAGTTCACAGCACCTCGGGAACAGATTACAAACTCGATACAGTTTCCGGCACCACTGGTTAACTCTCAACCTTCTAATACACAACAAATAACCACCCACCATCCTGGACTGAGCTTCATACCAAGACCACAAGTCTTCCACGACTTGCGTCAGCCTACATATGTCTGCGATCCCCTCGCCAAGCCGTTG GTTGACGAGGTTTACGATGGAAAGGCTTACCACTTCTCATGGTGTCATGATGGCGGCCGATCCTACACCTGGTTAACTGCTGTTTATTACTGTGCAGGCCTTGGTAATGGCTTTCAACCTGTCAGTTTAGAAAGTCGGCGAGAACAAGATTTTATTTCTACCATTGTTATTCAAC ATTACATCTCTGACGTATGGACGAGCGGTAACACCATAAGCTCTTCTTCTTGGACTTGGTTATCTGGTGCGTCTTCAGCTTACACAAACTGGTCTCGTACTGGCAG GCGAGGCCTCCCTCAACCCGATAACGACGAAGGTAACGAGCAGTGCCTGGCTTTACTTAATAACCACTACAACGACGGTGTTACATGGCACGACTCAAACTGCAACAATCAAAGACACGTTATATGCGAGGCAACACAATTCTATGGTGTATAA